CACGGCCATGCCGGTGACGGACCGCCATGGCCTGGCCGGCCGCAACAGCGAGCTGGAAAAGCTGGTCGAGGCGATCGTCGTGCAGCGCAAACATGCCGTGGTGTTCGGCACGCGCGGGTCGGGCAAGACGTCGCTGGCGCGCGTGTTCGGCGACCTGGCCGATGAAGCGGGCTGTATCGCGCTGTACGCTTCGGCGAGCGGGGAATCGGACTTCGACGCGCTGTTCCGTCCTTTCCTGACCGAATTGCCGATGAGCACGGCCGGGCGCGAGCGGTTGCAGACGATGCTGGGCGAGCGGCTGGACGTCGCGCGCCTCGCCGCGCTGCTGGTCGAGGAGGTGCGCGAACGCGCCATCCTCATCATCGACGAATATGACCGGGTTCAGTCCGACAATGCCAAGCTGGACGTCGCGACGCTGCTCAAGCTGCTGACCGACATTCATTCGCCGGTGCAGGTGGTGCTGGTGGGCATTGCCAGCGACATTGACGGGCTGATCGCGGCCCACCCCTCCTTACGCCGCCATCTGGTGCCGCAGCGGGTGATGCCCATCCCCCGCCCCCAGTTGGAACGGCTGCTGGCAAGCTGCGCCGCCAATGCGCGCCTGACGATAGCGGGCGACGCCATGGAGGCGCTGGCGAGCGCAGCCATGGGATCACCCTATCATGCGCGCCTGTTCGGGATGCACGCCGCCCTCATCACGGAGGCGGCGGGACGCGAGCAGGTGACGCTGGCCGACGCAGAACAGGGACTGGCCGATGCGCTGACCGGCTGGGCGGAAATGAGCGACGCCACCCATGCGCTGTTCCGTCGCATCCTGTCGGAAGCGGGCGCCAGCCGCCGCATGATCGGGCTGGCCGCCGTGGTCGGGGCGCAGATGTCGGCCATTTCCTACGAACGGCTGGTGCGCCTGGGTCATGAAGTGCTGGGCGGCGGGTCGATCAACGAAGGCCAGGCGCGCGACGCCATGGCGCGGTTGCAACCCGCGCTGGTCGCCACGCCCAATGGCGAATTGTGGATGTTCGAGGACACGCTGGCCCCGCAATTCCTGCTGTTGATGGCCAAGCAGCCGGTGCCGGCCGCACCGTCCGAAATATCACTGGCCGAAGAAATGCGCACATTGCTGCGAGGAGTAGACGGGCTATGAGCATGAACCCCATCGATTTGCTGGCCGCGCTCCAGGCGCGCTGGCGCATCGCCGCGATGATCGGCGGCATCCTGTTTCTGCTGGTTGCGGCCGCCGCCTTCATGCAGCCGCGCCAATATTTGGGTACGACGTCGCTGCTGCTCGACCTGTCGCAGACCGATCCGACGGATACCAATACGGCGCAGGGCGTGCGGCCGGACACGGATTCCATCCTGGGCACCCAGACCGACATCATCCGCAGCGCCAAGGTCATGAACGCTGTCGCCAAGGAATCGGGCTTCGTCGACGCCCTGCCTGCCGAACTGCCCGCCGACGCCAGGCTGCAACAGGCCGCCACGCAGGTGAGCAAGAACATGATCGTCACCACAGGGCGTCAGAGCAATGTGTTGCAGATACAGTATCTGGACCCCGATCCACAGGTCGCGGCCAAGGTCGCCAATCTGATCGCCAGGACCTACATGCGCGAACAGGTGGAATTGCGGGCGTCCCCGGCGCGCGGATCAGCCAAATGGTTCGACGAGCAGACG
This genomic stretch from Sphingobium sp. BYY-5 harbors:
- a CDS encoding ATP-binding protein yields the protein MTAIDQGFFEERPGLLSRFFSSARGNAQRRDDQPIPDEAAPQPDSRALPGFRHDPSGGEEVRAQPLSLSISAMAAPIRPISLRRDSIYAAFSTAMPVTDRHGLAGRNSELEKLVEAIVVQRKHAVVFGTRGSGKTSLARVFGDLADEAGCIALYASASGESDFDALFRPFLTELPMSTAGRERLQTMLGERLDVARLAALLVEEVRERAILIIDEYDRVQSDNAKLDVATLLKLLTDIHSPVQVVLVGIASDIDGLIAAHPSLRRHLVPQRVMPIPRPQLERLLASCAANARLTIAGDAMEALASAAMGSPYHARLFGMHAALITEAAGREQVTLADAEQGLADALTGWAEMSDATHALFRRILSEAGASRRMIGLAAVVGAQMSAISYERLVRLGHEVLGGGSINEGQARDAMARLQPALVATPNGELWMFEDTLAPQFLLLMAKQPVPAAPSEISLAEEMRTLLRGVDGL